The Plasmodium berghei ANKA genome assembly, chromosome: 12 genome contains a region encoding:
- a CDS encoding WD repeat-containing protein, putative: MDVKKENNNKESDNSLNYYKKQKWNNSEDRQIKYNNKKINGHIENGIINKNGKTNQDNSSSDENPTDELGKGNIFGACDKKVYDNNRSKMKKKKNIHHKDLSYTTDQISDNISDTYKVLIDICLNEIRKKKNNNLDEKNTNCSGMIKNSYNAHANVNDMEDEFSLNFENFKNSSHKENYISISKKHPLNNDYLFNNFGQFKKIRSKSPDISINNKIDKQVDNFVFENYEGSKENVFSFSRSGVYMGSPTKVDPNLIYHKNYLGLNAQGVNHNKGIIDKKANYSTSNHIFDKSCGNNDIYNQNNYNLEIRNGNKILGDLNRETTIISVGSLIDEIEYVEDYDKTTKNKIYKDYNQRNMHDSCSTRNDIENDMFNIFKNVINMLTYKYPEHDIKKIFFNSQNRLKNEYENNKNASIKLTSYECNKYNNIYSLVKQKLYYTKNDIKNRNDILSCQYKYDIYNNHCVKNIQRNVTILSHFLPHTKNRNFITKIKFDQYSENILTSGIDGFIKIYHLNTGNLISCIRAHNYAITDFDIHRSNKYIISCDEKGIVKFTSVDKYKSKNLLTYRRTLSMKNVFFFYNDIENRIGRSTGYKYKTYALCSTNSYFFIIHFDDLNNDMQIIKWLNVTPLKNYKFSSHLHFSYSLNYNIAPYVYENLIISKNPIKELKNSYLIFINTKNNCLDDFKDKDFGPSSYNKVVKFHLSATNTMGKMTNFSMNSMKRKKKLTFILLTTKVIYDNNEENDKTLSITPDNIIITKYVNKIDNNLNNNGNGDDVIEVSYKGERKKNNNDEDIEYKKIHQNFEINILQNVKNNVGSVLFKKFEDFNDEIVMFAFSNTCSNFVTTHINGAIYFWNLRDYLTNITKREIKGEKKIPICCFYTSLYVEFVLESSAINETNKAKNNKNENTNNNKNNNNNNNNNGTTNKNKETENNNLFVISSTSCSSYCYSSSDMGNTSKSDSKNSKMKKKKNKANTSNNPNTANAASLNSIYISENNIATNLGDNSTIMIGNTNIRTGNNNNFSNTFLNQANNNKKTKNTTKDDAINPVGNEKSNTKPKLRAKKLHYKISNINFNASDEYIIVADGITNKSNSTKEMINAVTMKTNISIFSLLNFEEIKYFDLKKCDSYISFIEPNPNYKDIVLFGCFRKYIYLLNLEKKKIIKKYSYDSELKNLKAQWNKTGYTFIVSHNYGYFSIFTLNKNYSYKLTLTEQITSSQICYLNENNNNNNERVDDFDNLNLLPEFFLFDSYYPNNEYGRNGNSNRYELRDYGNFIDITNNLESAFNIGSIVGTNSNNGLLIIQNSQNRSSRSERCDTSNNMHDNNEENNDGFVNDNSTSELLRNRSKHRRKNRRIIEDSSDSSKKSNNTIYTLYSNSNSRCSGKNSNNSVFSDKKSKKKKNSSNSNNDDIKIIDKKISQPNKSHIINLENMPVGNDEVITVEDVYSEYAQENYKENGKKVKKNEIINIDNEMDSNNHMKYFDSKKKKGKYLLKDNKKNNKKISNANDDDAFLIEDNECIQINDNNIVYINNSYESVLDDSNKFENIEKIKKLKTFFILKSDDIKTSKPKKEDDHSFSDCNSYFDQYSSITFLSDESDYYNYSNYLDNLKTNSSSNENSSNNTYDSISSIEAYDTNSSEQYIERIFEENTFRHSQWGSENIMNRLKKKGKTYKIQYDAHAYKKGNPKDKTRSKKKGKTKCKHTERVEKSDDNEENRVILNNFNNPNILVDKKFKIYDHELQPLLPQFTSFNCKNNYFEYLKTKNFDSIYLHLNYFNFLRKKLKNNNDFNYKILLLYGIVYDLLLMYGNYLPNFDKRLLNMFCLKVYHEKNTNFNKSCESSSLQKDETETESYKKKPKEYDKKIVSYKSDKSIGELNYDKTFSNNSTTVVCNKIEGKNMNTLSRTIGSKLFGEPFRNSKGKMSSLFINEDICNIKNKKEKNFIKKMNQYIERYLKKTNKYSNSEKDKKRFMNVMKMSKIYKNLKNEKNVFYDFYNDDYIKHKNGINLSIFYQLLKRLPCKDEEDVDSFIYYNKRNYWNKNIKILFKKYLSHYELVDKNKKEYDYKLFIYSNNNTIVYMNDTVKNLLHVLDEKHKKTLVRENYNILNNLSLKGRNCIIKNINNLFTCEYFNPYSVYVRSPIDNYDLGSSINYNNSFFQNYSGYNDLFNVLRNNIYDANFENIGNLTNRTAPYTNTVRTNNRRNNTNRITSHLFNYENLAHPNQNTEIAVISEGSSAFTSDQSANYFIEDDYDDDYDDDYDDDYEDDYEDDYEDEYDDDYSNDSNYYRRRSRRNTTRKRRRTHRSVRSSTRNNRSQRNTRNKKKTSRRKKNSRTTENTTNATSSRNLNVRKSNRLKKKEEQNISTNNGNANSRHFRNSSNNSRNRYNTRSSNNNGSRSFII; this comes from the coding sequence aaacaataatttaGATGAGAAAAACACGAATTGCAGTggaatgataaaaaatagttacAATGCTCATGCAAATGTTAATGATATGGAAGACGAGTTTTCTTTAAactttgaaaattttaaaaactcATCCcataaagaaaattatatatctataaGCAAAAAACATCcattaaataatgattatctttttaataattttggacagtttaaaaaaatacgaaGTAAATCTCCCGATAtaagtataaataataaaatagacAAACAAGTTGacaattttgtttttgaaaattatgaaGGAAGCAAGGAAAACGTGTTTAGTTTCTCACGTAGTGGAGTATATATGGGCTCCCCGACTAAAGTCGACCCTAATTTGATTTACCACAAAAATTATCTCGGTCTTAATGCACAAGGAGTGAATCATAATAAAGGGATTATTGATAAGAAAGCCAATTATAGTACAAGCaatcatatttttgataaatctTGTGGAAATAacgatatatataatcagaataattataatttagaAATAAGAAATGGTAATAAAATCTTAGGTGATTTGAACAGAGAGACAACCATCATAAGTGTAGGGTCTCTTATCGATGAAATTGAATATGTAGAAGATTATGATAAAACGacgaaaaataaaatatacaagGATTATAATCAGAGGAATATGCATGATAGTTGTTCTACAAGAAATgatatagaaaatgatatgttcaatatttttaaaaatgttataaatatgttaacTTATAAATATCCAGAGCAtgacataaaaaaaattttttttaatagcCAAAATcgattaaaaaatgaatatgagaataataaaaacgcatcaataaaattaacaagTTATgaatgtaataaatataataatatatatagtttaGTGAAAcagaaattatattatacaaaaaatgatataaaaaatagaaatgaCATATTAAGTTgtcaatataaatatgatatatataataaccactgtgttaaaaatatacaaagaAATGTGACTATTTTATCACATTTTTTACCGCATACAAAAAATCGGAattttataacaaaaataaaatttgatCAATATtctgaaaatattttaacatCAGGAATAGATGggtttataaaaatatatcatttaaataCAGGTAATTTGATATCTTGCATTCGGGCTCATAATTATGCAATCACTGATTTTGACATCCATCGatcaaacaaatatataatttcatGTGATGAAAAAGGGATAGTAAAGTTTACAAGTgtagataaatataaaagtaaaaatttattaacttACCGAAGGACACTTTCTATGAAgaatgtttttttcttttacaATGATATTGAGAATAGAATTGGTAGAAGTACGGGCTATAAGTATAAGACATATGCACTATGTTCCACCAACTcgtattttttcattatacattttgacgatttaaataatgatatgcaaataataaaatggcTAAATGTTACgcctttaaaaaattataaattctCTTCCCATTTgcatttttcatattccCTAAATTATAACATAGCGCCGTATgtttatgaaaatttaatcATTTCAAAAAATCCAATAAAAGagttaaaaaatagttatttaatttttataaatacaaaaaataattgctTAGATGATTTTAAAGATAAAGACTTTGGACCAtcttcatataataaagttGTTAAATTTCATTTATCTGCAACTAACACAATGGGAAAAATGACAAATTTTTCTATGAATAGtatgaaaagaaaaaaaaaactcaCATTTATCCTTTTAACTACAAAGgtaatatatgataataatgaagaaaatgataaaacgCTTAGTATTACCCCggataatattattataacaaaatatgtCAACAAgattgataataatttaaataataatggaaatGGTGATGATGTTATTGAAGTTTCTTATAAAGGagagagaaaaaaaaataataatgacgAAGATATAgagtataaaaaaatacatcaaaattttgaaattaatattttacaaaatgttaaaaataatgtaggATCTgttttgtttaaaaaatttgaagaTTTTAATGACGAAATAGTTATGTTTGCTTTTTCAAATACATGCTCGAATTTTGTTACAACTCACATAAATGGTGCAATATATTTCTGGAATCTTCGAGACTATCTTACCAATATTACAAAAAGAGAGATTAAgggggaaaaaaaaattcctATTTGCTGCTTTTACACATCTCTTTATGTTGAATTTGTGTTGGAATCGTCCGCTATTaatgaaacaaataaagccaagaataataagaatgaaaataccaataataataaaaataataataacaataataataataatggaaccacaaataaaaataaagaaactgaaaataataatttatttgttatatcGTCTACATCATGCTCTTCTTATTGTTATTCATCAAGTGATATGGGCAATACTTCAAAAAGTGattcaaaaaatagtaaaatgaaaaaaaaaaaaaataaggcAAACACATCAAATAATCCGAATACAGCAAATGCAGCATCTTTAAatagcatatatattagtgaaaataatattgcgACCAATTTAGGTGACAATAGCACTATAATGATAGGTAACACCAATATTAGAACcggaaataataataatttttctaatacCTTTTTAAACCAagcaaataataataaaaagacCAAAAATACAACTAAAGATGATGCAATAAATCCGGTTGGGAATGAAAAATCTAATACTAAGCCAAAATTGAGAGCAAAGAAATTgcattataaaataagtaacataaattttaatgcATCAGACGAATATATTATCGTTGCTGATGGAATTACGAATAAATCGAACTCAACAAAGGAAATGATAAATGCTGTTACGATGAAAACtaatatttctatatttagCTTACTAAATtttgaagaaataaaatacttcgatttaaaaaaatgtgacAGTTATATTAGCTTTATAGAGCCTAATCCGAATTATAAAgatattgttttatttggTTGTTTtcgtaaatatatttatttgttaaatttagagaaaaaaaaaattataaaaaaatattcatatgatagtgaattaaaaaatttaaaagcACAATGGAATAAAACTGGTTATACATTTATTGTTTCACATAATTATGGCTacttttctatttttacattaaataaaaattattcctATAAATTAACATTAACAGAACAAATAACATCTTCACAAATTTGTTACcttaatgaaaataataataataataatgaaagaGTTGATGATTTTGATAACTTAAATTTATTAcctgaattttttttatttgattcaTATTATccaaataatgaatatggAAGAAATGGTAATTCAAATCGTTACGAGTTGAGGGATTATGGTAACTTCATTGATATAACTAACAATTTAGAAAGCGCATTTAATATTGGAAGTATTGTGGGTACAAACTCAAACAATGGGTTACTTATTATCCAAAATAGCCAAAACCGTAGTAGTCGTTCAGAACGATGCGATACTTCTAATAATATGCATGATAATAATGaggaaaataatgatgGTTTTGTAAATGATAATAGCACTTCAGAGTTATTACGAAACCGAAGTAAACACCGAAGAAAAAATCGAAGGATCATAGAAGATAGTTCTGATTCGTCAAAAAAATCAAACAACacaatatatacattatataGTAATAGTAATTCGCGATGTTCTGGGAAAAATAGTAACAATTCTGTTTTTTcagataaaaaaagtaaaaaaaaaaaaaattctagCAATAGCaataatgatgatataaaaataatagataaaaaaatatcacaGCCAAATAAATctcatataataaacttAGAAAATATGCCAGTTGGGAACGATGAAGTTATTACTGTAGAAGATGTGTACAGCGAATATGCACaggaaaattataaagaaaatggaaaaaaggTGAAGAAAAATgagataataaatattgaCAATGAAATGGATAGCAACAAtcatatgaaatattttgatagtaaaaagaaaaaaggtaaatatttattaaaagataataaaaaaaataataaaaaaatatcaaatgCAAATGACGATGATGCATTCTTAATCGAAGATAATGAATGTATACaaattaatgataataatattgtatatattaataattcatatGAGTCGGTATTAGATGATAGTAacaaatttgaaaatattgaaaaaattaaaaaattaaaaacgttttttatattaaaaagtgATGATATCAAAACTTCAAAACCCAAAAAGGAAGATGATCATTCATTTTCTGATTGTAATTCTTATTTTGATCAATATAGTTCTATTACCTTTTTAAGTGATGAATCagattattataattattcaaattatttGGATAATCTCAAAACAAATAGTAGTAGTAATGAAAATAGCAGCAATAATACTTATGATAGTATTAGTAGTATTGAGGCTTATGATACAAATTCATCTGAGCAATACATAGAAAGGATCTTTGAAGAAAATACATTTAGACATTCACAATGGGGTAgcgaaaatattatgaaccGGCTTAAGAAAAAAGGCAAAACTTATAAAATACAATACGATGCGCATGcttataaaaaaggaaatcCAAAAGATAAAACGAggagcaaaaaaaaagggaaaacTAAATGTAAGCATACTGAAAGAGTAGAAAAAAGTGAtgataatgaagaaaacaGAGTGattttaaacaattttaacaATCCTAATATATTGGTTGATAAAAAgttcaaaatatatgatcATGAATTGCAACCTTTACTTCCACAATTCACTAGTTTcaattgtaaaaataattattttgaatatttaaaaacaaaaaattttgattctatttatttacatttaaattattttaattttttaagaaaaaaattaaaaaataataatgattttaACTATAAAATCCTTCTTCTATATGGAATAGTATATGATCTTTTGTTAATGTATGGAAATTATTTACctaattttgataaaagattattaaatatgttttgtTTGAAAGTATATcacgaaaaaaatacaaattttaataaatcttGTGAAAGTTCATCCTTGCAAAAAGATGAAACAGAAACTGaaagttataaaaaaaaacctaaagaatatgataaaaaaattgtgtCTTATAAGAGTGATAAAAGTATAGGTGAGttaaattatgataaaacaTTCTCAAACAATTCAACAACTGTTGTGTGTAATAAAATcgaaggaaaaaatatgaacacATTATCTCGAACAATAGGAAGCAAATTATTTGGTGAGCCATTTAGAAATAGTAAGGGGAAAATGAGCTCCCTATTTATAAATGAAGATATttgtaatataaaaaataaaaaggaaaagaattttattaaaaaaatgaatcaaTACATAGAAagatatttaaaaaaaaccaataaatattcaaatagtgaaaaagataaaaagaGATTTATGAATGTAATGAAAATgagtaaaatatataaaaatctaaaaaatgaaaaaaatgtgttttATGACTTTTATAACGATGATTacataaaacataaaaatggaattaacctgtcaattttttatcagCTTTTAAAAAGATTACCATGTAAAGATGAAGAAGATGTAGactcatttatttattataataaaagaaattattggaacaaaaatattaaaatattatttaaaaaatatttatcgCATTATGAATTAGTagataaaaacaaaaaggaatatgattataaattatttatttattcaaataataatactattgtatatatgaatGATACTGTTAAAAACTTATTACATGTTTTGGATGAAAAACATAAGAAAACATTAGTGagagaaaattataatatattaaataatttatcattGAAAGGCAGAAATTgcataattaaaaatattaataaccTTTTTACTTGCGAATATTTTAATCCATATTCTGTTTATGTAAGATCACCTATAGATAATTATGATCTAGGTAGTTcgataaattataataattcatttttccAAAATTATTCAGGAtataatgatttatttaatgtgctcagaaataatatatatgatgctaattttgaaaatataggAAATCTTACTAATCGAACCGCACCATATACTAATACTGTTAGAACAAACAATCGTCGAAATAACACTAATAGAATAACAAGccatttatttaattatgaaaatttagCGCATCCAAACCAAAATACTGAAATAGCAGTTATAAGTGAAGGCTCATCTGCTTTTACTAGTGATCAATCTGCTAACTATTTCATAGAAGATGATTATGATGATGATTATGATGATGATTATGATGATGATTATGAAGATGATTATGAAGATGATTATGAAGATGAATATGATGATGATTATAGTAATGATTCGAATTATTATAGAAGAAGAAGTAGAAGAAATACTACTAGAAAAAGACGACGCACACATAGAAGTGTTAGATCTAGTACTAGAAATAATAGATCACAAAGAAATAcaagaaataaaaagaaaacttctaggagaaaaaaaaatagccGCACAACAGAAAATACTACTAATGCTACTTCTTCTAGAAATTTGAATGTCAGAAAAAGTAACAGattaaagaaaaaggaAGAACAAAACATTAGCACAAATAACGGAAATGCCAATAGCCGACATTTTAGAAATTCTTCTAACAACTCAAGAAATAGATACAATACTCGATCATCGAATAACAACGGAAGCAGaagttttattatataa